From Terriglobales bacterium:
CCGCTACCGCACCCGCGGCTGCGTGGCTTCCATCGCCTGCGGCTCGCTTTTGACGGAATGGCTGCACGGCAAGTCGCTGGAGGAAGCCCGCGCCCTGCGGCGTGAGCAGATCGTCGAGGGTGTGGGCGGCCTTGCCAACGAGTCCACTCACGCCAGTCACTTGGCGCTGGACGCGCTGCGCGCCGCGCTCGGCGCCCTGCGTCAGTGAGCCCGGTACACGGCCCATCCGTGTTCCCGTGCCAGCTTTTCTAGCGCCGGTCGCGGGTTGATGGCGAACGGGTGGCGCGCCATCTCCAGCATCGCGACGTCGTGCAGGGTGTTCCCGAAGGCGGCATCGAGCGTGGTGATGCCGGCGTCCCGCAGCGCCCGCGCCTTGTCATCACCCGTCGGAACTCGGATCAGCCGGTCCGTGATCCTTCCGTTCTCGAGCGCCGCGCTCGCCGCCAGCACGTGCTCAGCGGCGATGCCCAGCCGGCGTACCCCGGCCCGCACCACCCACTCGGCCGTGGACGATACCGCCCACACCTCGCAGCCGGCGGCGCTCAGACTTGCCACCAACTTCCGCATCTCGGGGAAGATGCGCGGCTCGACGACCTCGGCGACAAACTCCTCTGCCGCCTGCGCAACCACGCGGTCCTCCAGTCCCTTATGCAGCGTGACCATCTCCCCGCACATCACCGCTTCGTTCACCTTGCCTTCTTCATACGTGGAATAGCGCTTGCGCGCCCACGAGGAAACCTCCGGCGGCAGCAGGCCACGGTCGAGCTCCCAGTAGAAGAAGTCCGCGCCGGCATCGCCGGACCACAGCGTGCCGTCGCAATCAAACGCGGCCTTGCGGAGATTCAGACGCAGGATTGAGGTTACGAAGTCGCTGG
This genomic window contains:
- a CDS encoding iron-sulfur cluster assembly scaffold protein, giving the protein MYSPQLLDHFEHPRNVGEIADADARAEVENPACGDIMLLTLKVAGGRITDARYRTRGCVASIACGSLLTEWLHGKSLEEARALRREQIVEGVGGLANESTHASHLALDALRAALGALRQ
- a CDS encoding HAD-IB family phosphatase, encoding MSKETSPAASDFVTSILRLNLRKAAFDCDGTLWSGDAGADFFYWELDRGLLPPEVSSWARKRYSTYEEGKVNEAVMCGEMVTLHKGLEDRVVAQAAEEFVAEVVEPRIFPEMRKLVASLSAAGCEVWAVSSTAEWVVRAGVRRLGIAAEHVLAASAALENGRITDRLIRVPTGDDKARALRDAGITTLDAAFGNTLHDVAMLEMARHPFAINPRPALEKLAREHGWAVYRAH